The Acidobacteriota bacterium DNA segment GCCTTCATTGCCACGCTGCTCGGCTTTCAGTTCGTCGCCTTCGCCGTCTTCACCAAAGTTTTCGCCATCACTGAGGGACTGCTTCCGCACGACCCCCGCCTCGCCAGCATCTTTCGGTGGGTCACACTGGAAACAGGACTGGTGGTCGGCGGCCTGTTGATCGCCTTCGGCATCGGCGGCTCCATTTTTGCCGTGTCGCACTGGGCCGGCGAGAGCTTTGGGCCCCTTGACCCCGACCGCATGCTGCGCATTGTCATGCCCGCGGTCTTCTCCGTTGCCCTCGGCGTCCAGATCGTCTGCAGCAGCTTCTTCCTCAGCATCCTGGGCCTGAGGCGGCACTGATGACTCGCCGGCGCTCGTTCCTGCTGGTGCTTTCCTTCCCCCTCAGCGCGCTCCTGATCGCCATCCTGATCAAGGTCGGCAAGATCGACCTGCATGGCACATTGCAGCAATTGCACGCCGTCCGCGGTCCCGCATTCGCCACCCTGGTTATATTGACCGGCGTGCACGTGTACCTCTCCAACCTGAAATGGCGGAAAATAGATGCGGCTCTGCGGCGGTCCTCTGATTCCGCCCTTTCAGGCGCGGCGTCGTTCGCCTTCACAAGCGCAGGTGTTGCATTAGGCCAGGTTTTGCCGGTCCAGGTCAGCATGTCGGCTGCCCGCACATTTGGAACCTATTTTTACGGAAGTCCGTTGAAGCGCGGAACCGCCGGCACGCTCTTCGAGCAGAGTTTTGATGTATTAATTGTCGCTTTCCTGGCCGTGGCCTCCGCGGTTACATGGCTTTTCGGGTGCGGAGGCATGATCTGGACAGCCTCCGCAATTGTGATGGGGATTTTCGCCCTTCTGGCGGTGGGCCCGTCGATTCGAACCATTCGGCGGTTGACCTCATACACTTCAACCAGGAAAGCGCCACAAAATCGCATCCTGAAAAGACTTTCTGATCTCGAGCAGTCGGGATTTCTGGATGTTGGATTGGCCCGCCAGTTAATGCTGCTTTCCGCCGCGCGTTATGTCATTCAGGTAATCATGGCAGGCCAGGTGGCCAAAGCAGTGGGCGCTCACATTCCGCTGTGGCACCTGGCCGCCACGATACCCTTTGTGACCATGGCATACGCACTTTCGATAACTCCGGGCGGCATCGGAGTCAATGAAATCGGGTACGCGGTTGTGCTGCACCTGTTTGGAACACCAGTTGCCATAGGCGCGCCATGGGCGCTCGAAAACCGGGTCCTGGTTGCCACGTCGTGCTTTGTGGTGGCCGCATGTGGGCTGGTTTTCTTCTTTATCGGGAAGGTCATTACACAACGCAGGCACGAAGCAATGTAGGACAATCTGATCCATCAAAGGCTGAAGCGTTTGTTATGTCCGTCAGGAGAGAAATACCGATCTATCGCCCTCTGTGGCCATGCCTTTGTACAACGCCGGGAAATCCATCCGCGCCGCGCCAGTGCAGAGGATGAACAGGCCGGCTTCAATTGCAGGAAACATCCAAAGCCTCTGTCATCTGGCAGATTCAGCCTTCTACCCAGCCGCGTTAACGATTACCGTCTTTCTTCGGGGCCGGTGTTCGGATGTCTTCCGTCGAGATTCCTGCGTTCGGGTTCGTCACACGCCCAATGAGGACGCTTATCTGGTCACGATAAGCTACTTTCCAGCCGGGCATGGCAGCAAGCATCGTAACCAGCGGAGCGTTGGACGGCATCAGGCATGAATCAATATGATATTTCCGCAGCAGAAACATCGTCTCACTCTGCGGGTAATAAATGTGGAGATAGTCAAGCAGAACGCCGCCCGGCTCATAGATATCCGCCCTGCCGTCGATGAAGACCTTCTGGCCGAGCGTTTCAATCAGGTAGCCTCCCCAGTCGTCAAAGTTGAGCAGGCGCCCATTCACAGGATGTTCGCGAAGGTAGCGGACCGCGCCCGTGGGGTTCCACAATTCCACGCCCGCCTGCAGCCTGGCCCGTGACGGAAACAGGAATACGATCGCCGCGCAGGCCGCAGCCATCACCGCGGCGTTCAGCGCGTAACGTTCCCTTCCCAGGCCCGCCTTGCCCAGCCACTCCGCCAGCACCAGGGCGAGAAGCGGAGCAAACACCGGAACGAACATCAGCATGAACCGGGCATGAAGAACAGTTTCAGCAGCGGCGAAAAGCAGCAGCGCTAATTCCGCAACCTGAAGCTTCCGGCGGGTGATCAACTGCCCCGTCACAAACAGCAGCAAAAGAACAAGAAACCATTGCCCGTAGAAACGGCTGAAATCCAGCATATGCCATTCCGGAACCACTCGAGGGATCATTGGCATGAAGACGGTCATCTGCAGCGGATAGGCCGCCAGGTGCGTGCCATAGGGAGTAATGGTGCAGGCCACCAGGCAAAGCAGGAAGATCATGGCCAGGCGCCTGCGGTCGTTCGGCTTCCAGGCGGTTGACTCCAGGTGTTCAAGCCGAAATTCCCGCAAGCCGGCCAGCCAATACACGCCGATGGCCACGAAACCCAGCACAAACGTCCCGTGCGTGTTGACCCACACCATGAAGAGGGGAGGGAGGATCCAGAGGGCCCGCCGATGCCCCTGGCGAAACCTCTCCAGGCTGATCAGCGTCACCACCAGAAATGCGGAGCCCAATAGCTGCGGGCGCATGCTGAATGGCAAAGAAGCCAGCGGCAGCAGCAGCGCGCAGGCCAGAAAAGCGGCTTTCACGCTTCCGCTTCTCAGCCAGGCGTAGTAATAAAGCAGCAGCAGAATTCCGCCCGATAAGGCAGCCAGCAGAACCATGAGGGCGTGCATCCTTCCCAACCCCCAGACAACCGCGATGAGGACTTCCCCCAGCCACTGGTCAGCAATCCATGGATTGCCATAGGCCGTGAACGAATAGAAATCCTGCGTCGGCCAGGCGTGGTTCGCTAAGATCCACTTGCCCGCCGCCAGGTGCCACCACATGTCGCCTTCAAAGCAGTAAGCGGAATAGACATGCTGGTGCAACGAGGCATTCATCAGGTTCCAATACCGGTCCAGGCAAGCACCGGCCACCAGCAAAATGCCCAGCAAAACAGGAAAAGAAAATATTCTGCGAGCAAGCGTGGAAGCCAATGGCTGCCGGATTGTTTCAGTGGAATTCGCGGTCTGCATGGTCTGCGATCGCGGCATTCAGGAAAGGAGACAATGCCCTTCTAATTATATAACGGCCGTTATACCGGGCGATAGCCGCCGCACCCCGAAAGGTCCCAATCTATTGCCCATCATGGCCCGTTGAGACAGGGGAAACAGACGTGTGTTCCTCGGATGCCCTGCGGTTTGCACTGCGGCTACGAAACAACCATAACCCGTACACCATGAGCGTGACCAACGCGATGATGCCCGATGGAAGCAAAAGGGCATTGTGATAGACCAGCCGGACGTGGCGCGTGCCCGGCGGGACCTCGACCCGAACCAACCCGTCTGCTGAATTGCCCACGGGACTGCAGCTCTCCCCCAAACAAGTTTCAAGCCCGTGGTTGGCGACAAAGGCAAAAACCAATTCCCGGCCCGGCCATTGGCTCAGGTCCACGTCAATGGAGTTGACGTGCTCAACCCAGTGGATGCCCGCAGCCGCCCCGGCATCCGCGCTCGCATCACCCCAACGCACGCGAGGCAAAGCGGACGGGTCTTTCCATAATGTCCAGCCCTGCTTTACTGCTTGCACCTGGTACCCTGTGCCTTCAAGTTCTTTGGAAATATCGGACCGGCCAGGATCCACCAGAACATACCTGACACTCCACAATTTCAGGTGGCTCAGCAACGATGGGTCCACCGTCCCCATATAATTGCCGCCATAAATCTCCCATTCCGTCAAAGACCTCCCGACAAGCAGCGTTGCATTCAGGCGCGGTACTAACGGCTCGTAGCCAAGCAGATTGTCAAGCCCCCATATTTCAGCGTAGTCGCGTTCCACAAACTCTTTGGAGACAGTACGCACCGAGCCCTGGCTGATGACGAGATACCGCCCATCCTTCAGAACTTCCTGCCATGGCGACTTCAAAGGCACTTGGTATTTCCGCACGCGCCAGGCGTGGCCAGGCAGTAAGCAGAAAACCACAATCCAATTGACCAGAAAAACGGCAACGGCAATCCTCTGCCATCGCCTGCTGAAGAGCGTCAGCACTAGTGCTGCAACAAGGCATTGGAAAAAACCGGCGAAGTAAATCAGTTTGAACGGCCAGCGGAACCGGTTCAGGACCGGCAAGTGGTAAATCAACGGGCCGATTGCATTCCAGCACCAGAGCAATGCGATCACAAAGCAAACGCCACACGCAAAGAGCCACGGCCTGCTACCGGGCCGTTTCTTCCATAACATCCCGGCACCCAGCGGCAGGAGCGCCGGAAGGTAACCGATGTAGGAAACGTACGGAATCGAGCGGGCGATCACGATATGCTTCGGCAGCTCAACTTTCATAAACACAAACAATTGTCCGAAAAGCCAGAAAATCGGACTGAGGCTGAGCACGGAAAATTCTGCGTACGACAAGTGCGTTGAACGGGTATATGATCTTCCGGCTTCCATCCACACCGGTAGCAGAAAGGGCAGTCCCAGCAGGGCCGTGGGCACGTCCAACAAAAGGTAACCCAGGCCGCGAGCCTTCCAGCCTTGCCGCCGGATCGCCAGCGCGTGTCCCAAAGCAAACAGATGTTCGAAGATCATTGCCAGAACGAAGAACTGCGATTGCCCGCCGAATAGCAACGCCAGGCGAAACAACATCAGCCAGCCCGCGCGTGCAGCGGACGGCTTTTCGATATAGCGTAGTGATGCCCACAACATCCACGGGAACCACGCGCAGAGCATCAGGGCAATCGGCCACATCCGCCCCGCCCAAACGAAAAACCCCGTGAACGCGCTAAGTGCACCAAATGCCGCCGCCATGTCTGCTGCCCCCATATATCGCAACAAAACATACCCTCCGGCCACTGCAATCAGCGCGTGCATAAAAGCCATCACATCAAGCATGGCAAACGGATGCCCCCAGATCGACTCGCTCAAAAACATGGCAAGATACTGAGGAACATAAAAGACCCCTGTTTGCCCCACCGCCATATGCGGCACGCCCGCATATATGTGGAAGTCGTAGAGCGGCAGCTTGCAGGCCAGAAGGCTGCGCCAATTGTGAACGTAGTAGGGCAGGAAAGCCTCCAAACCATCATCCTGTAGAAAGTAGAAAGGCGACCGCAGCTCGAGCGCCAAAAAAAGGAAGGATGCCACCGCCAACACCGCCAACAGGACACGGCTGGATAAGGCATGGGCCCCGGAGGTCCTGCGGTGCTGCATGTTCGGAGATTCTTTCGGAAGAGGATGGCTAAGGCTGTTCATCGGGTGAAACGGGGTCCCCTGTCGCTGGCATGGGCCGCCAGTGCGATAGCCGAATGTCCCACACTTTCCTACCCATGTCAATCAACTGCGGGAGCCGCTGGTTGTCATCGATCACGATGATCGGGTGAGCGTTCCCGCCGCACATACAGGACCCTTTACAGTGGGAAACGCGCGGGGGATCACAAGCCCTTCGCCGGGCAAGGCGGTCACAACACCGTTAACCACCAGTCGCTCTACTTCTTTATAACTGTGTAAACGCCCGTATAATAGCCCCCGCCAAATTGATTGCCGATTTGCTTTACGAGACGCGCATGGGCCTGGACAAACGCCCACACTTTTTTGTCTGGATAAGGGCCCCTTGCAAGGACATAATCAGCGCCCGCCATATAGAGCATTTCATCCCTGGGCCTGTCCAGATTAAAGTGCGGCATAAATTCGCGCAATGACAAGCCTTCCCGTTCACGCAGGACAAAATAGGGATCAGGGATGATGGAAATCAGGACAGTAGAACCTTTTGGCACTGCGTCGCTCACTTGCCGGCCCCAGGCGAGGTAATCCGTATCCTGCGGATATAGCACGTTCGACTCGTAGTCAATTGACCTGGTCTTGACCAGACTGTATTGCGCCATCCAGAGCGCAAGAAACACAGCCGCCCATCCGGCAAGTTTCCTGAAGGCCCGGTCATCCCACCACGAGCAGCCTTGCGCTGTGAGCGTTGCAAGCTGCACCAGCCCGATCATCGTCAGCGGGGCGATGTAGAGCGGGTACCAAATCTCGCCGCCCCAGAGCATGACGGCAAACATCGCAAGCTGGACAAGAAGCAGCAAACGCGTGAATTTGCTCCGTCGCGCGAAGAGAATTAATCCAATCAAACCGCCAACCCAGGCAACAAGGACAAGCACGCACTTTCCGCCATACTGTTCCATATCCATTAACAGGAAAGAAACCAGATGGTCCAGGGCCAGCGGGTGCCTGCCTGATTTTCCGGAAATCTGGGCGCTGAACTGGAGGATGAACTCCCGCCAGTGCAAACCAACGTAGCAAGCTCCCGGAACAAGGGACACCGCCATCCCGCACAAAACGGGCAGCAACAGTGTCCTGCGTTTGTTTGGCACAGCCAAGGCAAGCCCAACCAGAAAGACAGCGGAAACTCCTGTACTCACATGCAACATCAGAACTGCCAGCCCAAAAACCAGGCCGGCAAGGAAAAGCCTTATCGGCATTTTGCACGTTTCGGAGTCAAGAAAAGGGGCTGCAAGCCAAAAGGAAAGCAAAAGAAGGGCCAGCTCCAGCATGTCAGCTCTGGCCACTAATGCCCCGCGAAGAAAGACGGTATCAAGAGCGAGCAATGACACGGGCAGCAATGAAGTCCAGCGGCCCAGGCCAGCCCGGCGGGCAACTCCATAAGTCAGGAAAAGCACGGCGACCGCTGCTGTGAGGGATCCCAACCTCGCCTGGACAATGCCTATCCCGCAAAGGGAGAAAACCACCCACGAATAAATGACATAACCCAGTGGCACAAGGAAGCTGTGATGCACAGCGCCAGGGAAAAAGCTGTCAAGCAGAGTGAATCCAAAAACTCCGTGATAAATCCGGTTGATTGCCGGATTGGTGTAAAACGGCTCATCCGGCCAGATGGGCGGGTATTTCAGCAGCAGGGCCTTCGCGTACCAGCCAAAAACGCCGAGTGACGCGATCAGCGTAACAACGGCCCCGCACTTTCCCAGTAGATTGAGGAAGGGTGAACGGTCGCACGCGCCTGATGTCACAGGAACTCTCAAAAATAATGGCCAATGAATTTAGCACGGATATGAAACAGCAGCAATCCGCCCCACATTATCCTTCGAGGCGGTCTGGCGAATCCCCGGCAGAAAAACCAGCCCGTTCAGCAGAAGCCGGATGGCAAACGCCGCTTGCCGTGAATCGTCCGGTCGAGCGCAAGAACAGCCAGTCCGGCTTCGATTTTAAGAAAGATTCGCGCACAGTGCCGTCAGGAATGCCGCCGGTCGCCTGGCCATGACACCTCAGCAGGCCTACTCT contains these protein-coding regions:
- a CDS encoding flippase-like domain-containing protein gives rise to the protein MTRRRSFLLVLSFPLSALLIAILIKVGKIDLHGTLQQLHAVRGPAFATLVILTGVHVYLSNLKWRKIDAALRRSSDSALSGAASFAFTSAGVALGQVLPVQVSMSAARTFGTYFYGSPLKRGTAGTLFEQSFDVLIVAFLAVASAVTWLFGCGGMIWTASAIVMGIFALLAVGPSIRTIRRLTSYTSTRKAPQNRILKRLSDLEQSGFLDVGLARQLMLLSAARYVIQVIMAGQVAKAVGAHIPLWHLAATIPFVTMAYALSITPGGIGVNEIGYAVVLHLFGTPVAIGAPWALENRVLVATSCFVVAACGLVFFFIGKVITQRRHEAM